A section of the Festucalex cinctus isolate MCC-2025b chromosome 7, RoL_Fcin_1.0, whole genome shotgun sequence genome encodes:
- the ddx61 gene encoding putative ATP-dependent RNA helicase DDX6, translated as MAAARTANPAQMSGLMKATNGQLRSGKTAGCSGQQPQKKSSIPQSSGGIKFGDDWRKCLELPPKDNRIRTSDVTATKGNEFEDYCLKRELLMGIFEMGWEKPSPIQEESIPIALSGRDILARAKNGTGKSGAYLIPLLERIDLKKDHIQALVVVPTRELALQVSQISIQLSKHLGGVKVMATTGGTNLRDDIMRLDETVHMVVATPGRILDLIKKGLAEVDKIQMMVMDEADKLLSQDFVVIIEDIIRFLPKKRQILLYSATFPISVQTFMNKHLQKPYEINLMEELTLKGITQYYAYVTERQKVHCLNTLFSRLQINQSIIFCNSTQRVELLAKKITQLGYSCFYIHAKMMQGYRNRVFHDFRNGLCRNLVCTDLFTRGIDIQAVNVVINFDFPKNAETYLHRIGRSGRFGHLGLAINLITSEDRHNLKNIEDQLVTDIKPIPGNIDKSLYVAEFHSVDPDDPDGGPTREKPE; from the exons ATGGCTGCCGCAAGAACAGCAAACCCAGCACAGATGAGTGGCTTAATGAAAGCAACTAACGGGCAGCTCAGAAGCGGCAAGACTGCCGGATGCAGTGGCCAGCAGCCCCAGAAGAAGAGCAGCATTCCTCAGAGCAGCGGCGGTATCAA gtttggGGATGACTGGAGAAAGTGCTTGGAGCTTCCTCCAAAAGACAACAGAATTAGAACATCG GATGTGACCGCCACCAAGGGAAATGAATTTGAAGACTACTGCCTCAAGAGGGAACTCCTCATGGGGATCTTTGAGATGGGATGGGAGAAGCCCTCACCGATACAG GAGGAAAGCATCCCCATTGCCTTGTCCGGCCGAGATATTTTAGCCCGTGCCAAAAACGGAACGGGCAAAAGTGGAGCCTACCTCATTCCTCTCCTGGAGAGAATAGACCTAAAGAAGGATCACATTCAAG CTTTAGTCGTAGTGCCAACGCGAGAGTTGGCCTTGCAGGTGAGCCAGATCAGTATTCAGCTCAGCAAGCACCTCGGCGGAGTCAAGGTCATGGCCACCACCGGCGGCACCAACTTGAGGGATGACATCATGCGCCTCGACGAGACAG TGCACATGGTGGTCGCCACGCCCGGAAGAATACTGGACCTGATCAAGAAGGGTCTGGCTGAAGTGGACAAGATACAGATGATGGTGATGGATGAG GCAGACAAGCTCCTCTCTCAAGACTTTGTGGTCATCATTGAAGACATCATCAGATTCTTACCAAAGAAGCGTCAGATTCTGCTGTACTCTGCCACCTTCCCCATCAGTGTGCAGACGTTCATG AACAAACACCTGCAGAAGCCATATGAGATCAACCTTATGGAAGAGTTGACTTTGAAGGGCATCACTCAGTATTATGCGTATGTGACTGAGAGGCAGAAGGTCCACTGTCTCAATACGCTCTTTTCCCGG CTTCAAATCAACCAGTCCATCATCTTTTGCAACTCCACCCAGCGGGTGGAGCTCCTGGCCAAGAAGATCACGCAGCTGGGCTACTCGTGCTTCTACATCCACGCCAAAATGATGCAAGGCTACAGGAACCGCGTCTTCCACGACTTCCGCAACGGACTGTGCCGGAACCTGGTGTGCACAG ACCTGTTCACGCGGGGCATCGATATCCAGGCGGTCAACGTGGTCATCAACTTTGACTTCCCCAAAAACGCAGAGACCTACTTGCATCGCATCGGGAGATCAG GTCGCTTCGGTCACCTGGGTCTGGCCATCAACCTGATCACCTCCGAGGACCGCCACAACCTGAAGAACATCGAGGACCAGCTGGTCACCGACATCAAGCCCATTCCGGGCAACATTGACAAGAGCCTGTACGTGGCCGAGTTTCACTCCGTGGACCCTGATGACCCCGACGGTGGACCGACCAGGGAGAAGCCTGAATGA
- the bcl3 gene encoding uncharacterized protein bcl3 → MPTVIMTMNGDGRSPAAAAAAPLDLSTSQRGDTSPAAAPGCGGCRKETGRSPAAAPPTHTCGTFPRKRTADDRASFRLPFRKRPIAVQEPEGRETAATEAGRAERLSPAGEADGPPRRERSADEGLLAVARVTRMHTEEATRSFGACPVHVVPSVTYGHHHPAFHYPELNHLGFHHTQYLLTGVALATQQDEDGDTALHIAVVQGELAIVRQLIHLLQCAGRSLDIYNNLRQTPLHLAVITKQVSMVEALLRAGSDPSALDRNGQTALHLCCEYDHAECLSVVLSLPASAGCLEMKNFRGLSPLHMAVLHGHKDLAAMLLGAGADVNTMDIKSGQSPLILAVESNNAEMVRFLIESGCDVNRPSYSSNTALHCACARGQADVVRALLKSGADSSLKNYHNDTPVMLAKNKKIADILRGRGSKPIRLPDQHIGTSSSPHGSNLMTNGSPSPSHSRDCSPTSTMPPTPHSTGPHSSRTPPMLTFPFY, encoded by the exons ATGCCGACGGTCATCATGACCATGAACGGTGACGGCCGCTCGCCCGCAGCCGCCGCTGCCGCGCCGCTGGACCTGAGCACCAGCCAGCGGGGGGACACCTCGCCCGCAGCGGCACCAGGATGCGGAGGTTGCCGGAAGGAGACTGGCCGCTCACCTGCTGCAGCGCCTCCGACGCACACTTGTGGCACGTTCCCGCGCAAGAGGACGGCCGACGACAGAGCTTCTTTCCGGCTTCCTTTTCGGAAGCGACCGATCGCCGTGCAGGAGCCGGAGGGGCGAGAAACGGCGGCGACAGAAGCGGGGCGAGCGGAGCGGCTTTCCCCGGCGGGGGAGGCCGACGGGCCGCCGCGGCGGGAGAGGAGCGCCGATGAGGGTCTGCTGGCCGTTGCTCGGGTAACCCGGATGCACACTGAGGAGGCGACAAGGAGTTTTGGAGCTTGTCCCGTTCACGTCGTGCCCTCGGTGACCTATG GTCACCACCACCCGGCATTCCACTACCCGGAGTTGAACCATCTTGGCTTCCACCACACTCAGTACCTGCTGACGGGCGTCGCGCTGGCCACACAGCAAGATGAGGACGGAGACAC AGCTCTGCACATCGCGGTGGTGCAAGGGGAGCTGGCCATCGTCAGGCAACTCATCCATCTGCTGCAGTGCGCCGGCAGAAGCCTCGACATCTACAACAACCTGCGACAG ACTCCCCTCCACCTGGCGGTGATCACCAAGCAAGTAAGCATGGTGGAGGCCCTGCTGAGGGCCGGTTCGGACCCGTCCGCGTTGGACCGCAACGGCCAGACGGCGCTGCACCTCTGCTGCGAATACGACCATGCAGAGTGTCTGTCCGTGGTGCTCTCGCTGCCGGCGTCGGCCGGCTGCCTGGAGATGAAAAACTTTCGGG GTTTGAGCCCCCTCCACATGGCTGTGCTACACGGACACAAAGATTTGGCCGCCATGCTGCTGGGAGCGGGAGCGGACGTCAACACCATG GACATCAAGAGCGGCCAGAGTCCCCTCATCCTGGCGGTGGAGAGCAACAATGCAGAGATGGTCCGCTTCCTCATTGAG AGCGGCTGCGACGTGAACAGGCCGTCGTACAGCAGCAACACGGCCCTGCACTGCGCATGCGCGCGGGGCCAGGCGGACGTGGTGCGGGCGCTGCTGAAGAGCGGCGCCGACAGCAGCCTCAAGAACTACCACAACGACACGCCCGTCATGCTGGCCAAGAACAAGAAG ATAGCAGACATCTTACGAGGGAGGGGCTCAAAACCCATCCGACTTCCGGATCAACACATTGGCACGTCGTCATCGCCGCATGGCAGCAACTTGATGACCAATG GTTCCCCATCTCCAAGCCACAGTCGTGATTGTTCTCCCACCTCGACGATGCCGCCCACCCCTCACTCCACCGGCCCCCACTCGTCGAGGACTCCGCCTATGCTCACTTTTCCATTTTACTAG